A region of Streptomyces sp. NBC_01264 DNA encodes the following proteins:
- a CDS encoding aminoglycoside phosphotransferase family protein: MPAGKMHADEPDIDTDLVRRLIAGQFPQWAGLSVVRVDSAGTSNAMYRLGEELVVRLPRTPGAADDVGMEHRWLPRLAPDLPAAIPAPLGVGRPAEGYPWSWSVFGWFPGENPVPGRIAEPELLAKDLAEFVSALHRADRSDAPSSYRSETLRSRDAETRAAIAELGASAAAGLDTAAVTALWEEALRADPWSGPPVWIHADLQPGNLLLADGRLAAVIDFGCAGLGEPAVDLIPAWYALPASARPAFRTALAADDAMWTRARGWALSIALMELNYYQETNPVMAAIARHVIGELLAAAPA; this comes from the coding sequence ATGCCCGCCGGGAAAATGCACGCCGACGAACCCGACATCGACACCGACCTCGTGCGCAGGCTGATCGCAGGTCAGTTCCCGCAGTGGGCGGGGCTGTCCGTCGTGCGCGTCGACTCCGCCGGCACGTCCAACGCCATGTACCGGCTGGGCGAAGAGCTGGTCGTACGCCTTCCCCGTACGCCGGGCGCGGCCGACGACGTGGGCATGGAGCACCGCTGGCTACCGCGGCTCGCCCCGGACCTGCCGGCCGCCATCCCCGCTCCCCTCGGCGTGGGGCGGCCCGCCGAGGGCTATCCCTGGTCCTGGTCCGTCTTCGGCTGGTTCCCCGGAGAGAACCCCGTGCCCGGCCGGATCGCGGAGCCGGAGCTCCTGGCCAAGGACCTGGCGGAGTTCGTCTCCGCGCTGCACCGGGCCGATCGGTCGGACGCACCGTCCTCCTACCGCAGCGAGACGCTGCGGAGCCGGGACGCCGAGACCCGTGCCGCGATCGCGGAACTGGGCGCGAGCGCCGCCGCCGGCCTGGACACGGCGGCCGTGACCGCCCTGTGGGAGGAGGCACTGCGGGCCGATCCCTGGTCCGGGCCGCCGGTCTGGATCCACGCCGATCTGCAGCCGGGGAACCTGCTCCTCGCGGACGGAAGGCTCGCCGCCGTCATCGACTTCGGCTGCGCCGGACTCGGCGAACCGGCCGTCGATCTGATCCCGGCCTGGTACGCCCTCCCGGCGTCGGCCCGCCCCGCCTTCCGGACCGCCCTGGCCGCAGACGACGCGATGTGGACGCGCGCCCGCGGCTGGGCCCTGTCGATCGCCCTGATGGAACTGAACTACTACCAGGAGACGAACCCCGTCATGGCGGCCATCGCCCGCCACGTCATCGGCGAACTCCTCGCCGCCGCCCCGGCGTAG
- a CDS encoding DUF6126 family protein, translating to MTDEKQGSEQARAAAAKYEKWKENGVLLRAFFYIAGTHLFAGFVWLLFMLGEHAEK from the coding sequence ATGACGGACGAGAAGCAGGGCTCCGAGCAGGCTCGTGCCGCGGCGGCGAAGTACGAGAAGTGGAAGGAGAACGGCGTGCTGCTGCGCGCGTTCTTCTACATCGCCGGCACGCACCTCTTCGCCGGGTTCGTCTGGCTGCTGTTCATGCTGGGCGAGCACGCCGAGAAGTAG
- a CDS encoding TetR/AcrR family transcriptional regulator, which yields MMNEEELLDGAARVLAGDHSASMAHIAAGIGTSRATLSRRYATREALLKAVAVRAIDVVDGCLAPADLADGADGAQFDAALERLVTGLLPAAHLYGFTSRDATVLADPEFRAGIHRQDQRALAFLAHGQRLGRLRVDLPAYWIWYSLWGLLDAAAEGVRDGHLARRDIGRLVLASFLSGTRPSPAA from the coding sequence ATGATGAACGAAGAAGAGCTGCTGGACGGCGCCGCACGCGTGCTCGCCGGCGATCACAGTGCCTCCATGGCGCACATCGCCGCGGGCATCGGCACCAGCCGCGCCACGCTCAGCCGCCGCTACGCCACCCGCGAGGCGCTCCTCAAGGCCGTCGCCGTCCGGGCCATCGACGTGGTCGACGGGTGCCTCGCGCCCGCCGACCTGGCCGACGGCGCCGACGGAGCGCAGTTCGACGCCGCGCTGGAGCGGCTCGTCACCGGGCTGCTGCCCGCCGCGCACCTGTACGGGTTCACCTCCCGCGACGCCACCGTGCTCGCGGACCCCGAGTTCCGGGCCGGGATCCACCGCCAGGACCAGCGGGCCCTCGCCTTCCTCGCGCACGGCCAGCGCCTCGGCCGGCTGCGCGTCGACCTGCCCGCGTACTGGATCTGGTACTCGCTCTGGGGGCTCCTCGACGCCGCCGCCGAGGGCGTCCGCGACGGCCACCTCGCCCGCCGCGACATCGGCCGGCTCGTCCTCGCCTCCTTCCTCAGCGGAACCCGGCCGTCCCCGGCCGCGTGA
- a CDS encoding TetR/AcrR family transcriptional regulator — protein sequence MDQDSGLRERLIDVGVELVTSEGTAALGLREIARRAGVSHGAPRRYFATHQALLSSIARRGFDELGSRIPAAMAGPGADDPRGQVRALGRAYVGYALEHRGMFELMFRHDLLDGSRQGGPPGVRLRDSTLPLFELLVSLVTRCGTTRAPRITAAALWANLHGVAQLWAWGSLPLVLDGDPEASVDRVVDAALDAHLPGHRP from the coding sequence ATGGATCAGGACAGCGGGCTGCGCGAGCGGCTGATCGACGTCGGTGTGGAGCTCGTGACCAGCGAGGGGACCGCCGCGCTCGGGCTGCGCGAGATCGCCCGCCGCGCCGGGGTGTCCCACGGGGCGCCCCGGCGGTACTTCGCCACCCACCAGGCGCTGCTGTCCTCCATCGCCCGGCGCGGGTTCGACGAGCTCGGCTCCCGCATCCCCGCCGCGATGGCGGGCCCCGGCGCGGACGACCCGCGCGGGCAGGTGCGGGCGCTCGGGCGGGCGTACGTCGGCTACGCGCTGGAGCACCGCGGCATGTTCGAGCTGATGTTCCGCCATGACCTGCTGGACGGCAGTCGGCAGGGCGGCCCGCCGGGAGTGCGGCTCCGGGACTCCACGCTGCCGCTGTTCGAGCTCCTCGTCTCGCTGGTCACCCGGTGCGGGACGACCCGGGCCCCCCGCATCACCGCCGCCGCGCTCTGGGCCAATCTGCACGGCGTCGCGCAGCTGTGGGCCTGGGGCAGTCTGCCGCTCGTCCTCGACGGCGATCCGGAGGCCTCCGTCGACCGGGTGGTCGACGCCGCCCTCGACGCCCACCTGCCGGGACACCGGCCGTGA
- a CDS encoding MFS transporter, giving the protein MHTPTQDPRRWIVLAILSGSLLLISMDTTILNVAFPSLVGDLQPGAVQQLWIIDIYALALSGLLVTAGALGDRWGRKRLLMAGFGIFALASLIAVFSTEAWHVIAARALLSVGGAAIMPSTLSILRSVFTDAKERAFALAVWAAVFGGGMAFGPVVGGLLVQDYGWHSAFLLNLPVAAVIVAAGLRYLPESRSPRSAGKWDWTGVGQSIVGMLALAGGIKQLGKSGVADPLPWALLVLAAVALTLFVRRQLRVDNPLLQVRLFTKPAFSVAATAIFLPMVGMGAILFLVTQWFQYGQGYTPLEAGLRLLPAPLALICASMVAPTLMQRYAIRHVLGGGLVVLAAGMALPWTLQQFTGLGYPAFALALTIMGLGAGIATTVASVTLISTAPADQVSSAAAIEETCYELGSAMGVAILGSTAAALYRGNLPALDLDSTTLAAVRDSVGEAAHTAEQLGGGVGRTLLDAASQAYTLAITPAFLMAGLLAIAAAATTWTLIPRDLRPTENH; this is encoded by the coding sequence ATGCACACCCCCACGCAGGACCCGCGCCGCTGGATCGTGCTCGCGATCCTCTCCGGCAGTCTCCTGCTCATCTCGATGGACACCACGATCCTCAACGTGGCCTTCCCCTCGCTCGTCGGCGACCTCCAGCCGGGCGCCGTACAGCAGCTGTGGATCATCGACATCTACGCACTCGCCCTCTCCGGGCTGCTGGTCACCGCAGGCGCCCTCGGCGACCGCTGGGGCCGCAAGCGGCTGCTCATGGCGGGCTTCGGCATCTTCGCCCTCGCCTCGCTCATCGCCGTCTTCTCCACCGAGGCCTGGCACGTCATCGCGGCCCGCGCCCTCCTCAGCGTCGGCGGCGCCGCGATCATGCCCTCCACCCTGTCGATCCTGCGCAGCGTCTTCACCGACGCCAAGGAACGCGCCTTCGCCCTCGCCGTCTGGGCCGCCGTCTTCGGCGGCGGCATGGCCTTCGGCCCCGTCGTCGGCGGCCTGCTCGTCCAGGACTACGGCTGGCACTCCGCCTTCCTCCTCAACCTGCCCGTCGCCGCGGTGATCGTCGCGGCCGGCCTGCGCTACCTCCCCGAATCCCGCTCCCCGCGCTCCGCCGGAAAGTGGGACTGGACCGGCGTCGGCCAGTCGATCGTCGGCATGCTCGCCCTCGCGGGCGGCATCAAGCAGCTCGGCAAGAGCGGTGTCGCCGACCCGCTGCCCTGGGCCCTGCTGGTCCTCGCCGCCGTCGCGCTGACCCTGTTCGTCCGCCGCCAGCTCCGCGTGGACAACCCGCTGCTCCAGGTCCGGCTCTTCACCAAGCCCGCCTTCAGCGTGGCCGCCACCGCGATCTTCCTGCCCATGGTGGGCATGGGCGCGATCCTGTTCCTGGTCACCCAGTGGTTCCAGTACGGCCAGGGCTACACCCCGCTCGAGGCGGGGCTGCGCCTGCTGCCCGCCCCGCTCGCGCTGATCTGCGCCTCGATGGTCGCCCCGACCCTCATGCAGCGCTACGCGATCCGTCACGTGCTCGGCGGCGGCCTGGTGGTCCTCGCCGCGGGCATGGCCCTGCCCTGGACCCTCCAGCAGTTCACCGGCCTCGGCTACCCCGCCTTCGCCCTCGCGCTCACGATCATGGGCCTGGGCGCGGGCATCGCCACCACCGTCGCCTCGGTGACCCTCATCTCCACGGCCCCGGCCGACCAGGTCTCCAGCGCCGCCGCCATCGAGGAGACCTGCTACGAACTCGGCTCGGCCATGGGCGTCGCCATCCTCGGCTCCACCGCCGCCGCGCTCTACCGCGGCAACCTCCCGGCCCTGGACCTGGACTCCACCACCCTGGCCGCCGTACGAGACTCCGTGGGCGAGGCCGCCCACACCGCCGAGCAGCTCGGCGGCGGCGTCGGCCGGACCCTGCTCGACGCCGCCTCGCAGGCCTACACCCTCGCGATCACCCCGGCGTTCCTGATGGCCGGCCTCCTCGCGATCGCCGCCGCGGCGACCACGTGGACACTGATCCCGCGCGACCTGCGCCCGACCGAGAACCACTGA
- a CDS encoding LysR family transcriptional regulator, translated as MTLDDLRVFVAVCRAGSLSAVARDLGRTQSAVSQHIRRLEKETGTALLERHPRGVSPTGAGLILRAAAADGIAGLDGALRRLDDLVRGDGGSVRVTTGATTVRHFMAEAIVAFRRSHPRVSLEFRTENSSRSCFEALSAEDLDLAWITIGAPVPGIEQRPVMRLPWVLAVGADDPLAARSRLEPADLGAVRHIRLPENSSSRAQLDAALAEAGIRISSDTSAADWDTALLLAELGLGHAVVPALPGWQVPGSDGPLRLVPVPALPPLAVGWAVRRWSALSAPARAFADEVTRSCVARTAAPGRP; from the coding sequence GTGACCCTCGACGATCTGCGCGTCTTCGTCGCCGTGTGCCGGGCCGGCAGCCTCAGTGCCGTGGCCCGCGACCTCGGCCGCACCCAGTCCGCCGTCAGCCAGCACATCCGCCGCCTGGAGAAGGAGACCGGCACCGCGCTTCTGGAGCGCCACCCGCGCGGGGTCTCACCCACCGGGGCCGGTCTGATCCTCCGGGCGGCCGCCGCCGACGGGATCGCCGGGCTCGACGGAGCCCTGCGCCGGCTCGACGACCTCGTACGGGGTGACGGCGGCTCGGTGCGGGTCACCACGGGGGCCACCACCGTGCGGCACTTCATGGCCGAGGCGATCGTCGCCTTCCGGCGCAGCCATCCCCGGGTCAGCCTGGAGTTCCGGACCGAGAACTCCAGCCGGAGCTGCTTCGAAGCCCTCTCCGCCGAGGACCTCGACCTCGCGTGGATCACCATCGGAGCCCCCGTGCCGGGCATCGAGCAACGCCCCGTCATGCGGCTGCCCTGGGTCCTGGCGGTCGGCGCCGACGACCCCCTCGCCGCCCGCTCCCGCCTGGAGCCGGCCGACCTCGGCGCGGTCCGTCACATCCGGCTGCCGGAGAACTCCAGCTCCCGCGCCCAGCTCGACGCCGCCCTCGCCGAGGCGGGCATCCGGATCAGCTCCGACACCAGCGCCGCCGACTGGGACACCGCCCTCCTCCTCGCCGAACTGGGCCTCGGCCACGCCGTCGTACCGGCCCTGCCCGGCTGGCAGGTCCCCGGATCGGACGGACCGCTGCGCCTCGTGCCGGTCCCCGCCCTACCGCCGCTCGCCGTCGGCTGGGCCGTCCGGCGCTGGTCCGCCCTCTCCGCACCGGCCCGCGCCTTCGCCGACGAGGTGACCCGCAGCTGCGTGGCCCGCACCGCCGCCCCCGGCCGGCCGTGA
- a CDS encoding TIM-barrel domain-containing protein: protein MRLISIRRSPRRRRAPMAALLAAALAATGLAAAGSLSSPASAAASAPAPATAGNATGITQSGNTFTIATSGGAKARVVVARADIFRLWLSPDGAFTNDPAGTDLAPTTDFGPVSAAWTDAGTYYKITTGSLSIRVNKTPLQFSAYRADNSTLVWQETQPTSWTSSQTTQYLARAADEQFYGTGLRLGEWALRGKTVPIAVDNKWRENNNASPAPFYVSTNNYGVMRNTWAPGSYGFNAPTTLTHDEKRFDAWYFTGDSLKTVLDAYTDVSGKPFMAPAWGFELGNADCFNASNPAYQGDHNRLRHQTTPDVVGYATDARAADMPSGWFLPNDGYGCGYTAPLKSTVDALKAKGFQTGLWTSTGLGNINDEVGMAGSRGVKTDVAWIGGGYKTAFSGVQQAVDGIEKNSDARRYVWTVDGWAGTQRNAVVWTGDTNGTWDDMRWHVPAVTGAGLSGFNYATGDVDGIFAGSPKTYARDLQWKAFTPAFMTMSGWGATGPTAGYQDKQPWRFAEPYLSINRKYLQLKMRLMPYLYTMSRTAHETGVPSTRAMVLEYPEDPVARGNLTSGQFMAGDSFLVAPVVSDTSVRDGIYLPAGTWTDYWTGKTYAGPGWLNGYQAPLDTLPLFVKGGAIVPMWPQMNYTGEKPVSTLTYDIHPRGASSFSLYEDDGITRAYQSGAFARQQVDVTAPASGSGTVTVSVSAPAGSYTGKPASRGYEFSLHVATAPTALTVDGAALTRLTSKAAYAAAATGWFFDAADRGGILWTKTGTKSAAFSVSAAGTSVPAADPVPVTSSPVPQSAWTLVSADSQETGGENGAARNAFDGNTGTIWHTAWSGSAPAPLPHEIQIDLGARYTADGLGYLPRQDGGVNGRIGGYEVYVSDTTTDWGSPVATGTFADTAALKSVSLSAKAGRYLRLKALTEAGGRGPWTSAAEITLTGRPTPLPAAATLVNGASASCLDLPGSATTPGTQPTLYSCHGGPNQRWTLQGDGRLTGLGGVCLDAATAGAVAIQTCNGSSGQSWQTGPDGSLRNSGQCLTPAGSATANGTKLTRVACATTAAQRWTFTP from the coding sequence ATGAGACTCATCAGCATCCGCAGGAGCCCACGGCGCCGACGGGCCCCGATGGCCGCGCTGCTCGCCGCGGCCCTCGCCGCGACCGGTCTGGCCGCCGCCGGATCCCTCTCCTCGCCGGCTTCGGCGGCCGCCTCGGCGCCGGCCCCCGCGACGGCGGGCAACGCCACCGGCATCACCCAGTCCGGCAACACCTTCACCATCGCAACCTCCGGCGGGGCCAAGGCCAGGGTGGTCGTCGCCCGCGCCGACATCTTCCGGCTCTGGCTCTCGCCCGACGGAGCCTTCACCAACGATCCGGCCGGCACCGACCTCGCCCCCACCACGGACTTCGGCCCGGTGAGCGCCGCCTGGACCGACGCGGGCACGTACTACAAGATCACCACCGGCTCCCTGTCCATCCGGGTCAACAAGACCCCGCTGCAGTTCTCCGCCTACCGGGCCGACAACTCCACCCTGGTCTGGCAGGAGACACAGCCCACCTCCTGGACCAGCAGCCAGACCACCCAGTACCTGGCGCGCGCGGCGGACGAGCAGTTCTACGGAACGGGCCTGCGCCTGGGCGAATGGGCGCTGCGCGGCAAGACCGTCCCGATCGCGGTCGACAACAAGTGGCGCGAGAACAACAACGCCAGCCCCGCGCCCTTCTACGTGTCCACCAACAACTACGGCGTCATGCGCAACACCTGGGCCCCCGGCTCGTACGGCTTCAACGCGCCCACCACCCTCACCCACGACGAGAAGCGCTTCGACGCCTGGTACTTCACCGGCGACTCCCTCAAGACCGTCCTGGACGCCTACACCGACGTCAGCGGCAAGCCCTTCATGGCCCCGGCGTGGGGCTTCGAGCTCGGCAACGCCGACTGCTTCAACGCCTCCAACCCGGCCTACCAGGGCGACCACAACCGGCTCCGCCACCAGACCACCCCGGACGTCGTCGGCTACGCCACGGACGCCCGCGCCGCCGACATGCCCTCGGGCTGGTTCCTGCCCAACGACGGCTACGGCTGCGGCTACACCGCGCCCCTGAAGTCCACGGTCGACGCGCTGAAGGCCAAGGGCTTCCAGACCGGACTGTGGACCTCGACCGGCCTCGGCAACATCAACGACGAGGTGGGGATGGCCGGTTCACGGGGCGTGAAGACGGACGTCGCCTGGATCGGCGGCGGTTACAAGACGGCCTTCTCCGGTGTGCAGCAGGCCGTCGACGGGATAGAGAAGAACTCCGACGCCCGCCGCTACGTCTGGACCGTCGACGGCTGGGCCGGCACCCAGCGCAACGCGGTCGTCTGGACCGGTGACACCAACGGCACCTGGGACGACATGCGCTGGCACGTCCCCGCCGTCACCGGCGCCGGCCTCTCCGGCTTCAACTACGCCACCGGAGACGTCGACGGGATCTTCGCCGGCAGCCCCAAGACGTACGCCCGCGACCTCCAGTGGAAGGCCTTCACCCCGGCCTTCATGACCATGTCCGGCTGGGGCGCGACCGGCCCGACCGCCGGCTACCAGGACAAGCAGCCCTGGCGGTTCGCGGAGCCGTACCTCTCGATCAACCGCAAGTACCTCCAGCTGAAGATGCGGCTGATGCCGTACCTGTACACGATGAGCCGCACCGCGCACGAGACCGGCGTCCCGAGCACCCGCGCGATGGTCCTGGAGTACCCCGAGGACCCGGTGGCGCGCGGCAACCTGACCAGCGGCCAGTTCATGGCCGGGGACTCCTTCCTCGTCGCGCCCGTCGTCTCCGACACCTCCGTGCGCGACGGCATCTACCTCCCGGCCGGCACCTGGACGGACTACTGGACGGGCAAGACCTACGCCGGACCGGGCTGGCTCAACGGCTACCAGGCGCCGCTCGACACCCTGCCCCTGTTCGTCAAGGGCGGCGCCATCGTGCCGATGTGGCCGCAGATGAACTACACGGGGGAGAAGCCCGTCTCCACCCTCACCTACGACATCCACCCGCGCGGGGCCAGCTCCTTCAGCCTCTACGAGGACGACGGCATCACCCGCGCCTACCAGTCGGGCGCCTTCGCCCGCCAGCAGGTCGACGTCACCGCCCCGGCCTCCGGATCCGGCACGGTCACCGTGTCCGTCTCCGCCCCGGCCGGCAGCTACACCGGCAAACCGGCCTCGCGCGGCTACGAGTTCAGCCTCCACGTGGCCACCGCCCCCACCGCCCTCACCGTGGACGGCGCCGCCCTCACCCGGCTGACCAGCAAGGCCGCCTACGCCGCCGCGGCGACGGGCTGGTTCTTCGACGCCGCCGACCGCGGTGGCATCCTGTGGACCAAGACGGGTACGAAGTCGGCCGCGTTCAGCGTCTCCGCCGCCGGCACCTCCGTCCCGGCCGCCGACCCCGTCCCGGTCACCTCCAGCCCCGTCCCGCAGTCGGCCTGGACCCTGGTCTCCGCCGACAGTCAGGAGACCGGCGGCGAGAACGGCGCCGCCCGCAACGCCTTCGACGGGAACACCGGGACCATCTGGCACACCGCCTGGTCCGGCTCCGCCCCCGCACCGCTCCCGCACGAGATCCAGATCGACCTGGGAGCCCGCTACACGGCCGACGGCCTCGGCTACCTGCCCCGCCAGGACGGCGGGGTCAACGGCCGGATCGGCGGCTACGAGGTCTACGTCTCGGACACCACCACCGACTGGGGATCCCCGGTCGCCACCGGCACCTTCGCCGACACGGCGGCCCTCAAGTCGGTCTCCCTGTCCGCCAAGGCGGGCCGCTACCTCCGCCTCAAGGCACTGACCGAGGCGGGCGGCCGCGGCCCCTGGACCAGCGCGGCCGAGATCACCCTCACCGGCCGCCCGACCCCGCTGCCCGCGGCCGCCACCCTCGTCAACGGGGCGTCGGCCAGTTGTCTGGACCTCCCGGGCAGCGCCACCACCCCCGGCACCCAGCCCACCCTCTACAGCTGCCACGGGGGCCCCAACCAGCGCTGGACCCTGCAGGGCGACGGCCGGCTCACCGGCCTCGGCGGAGTCTGCCTGGACGCCGCCACCGCCGGCGCCGTCGCGATCCAGACCTGCAACGGCAGCTCCGGCCAGAGCTGGCAGACCGGCCCGGACGGCAGCCTGCGCAACTCCGGGCAGTGCCTGACCCCGGCCGGTTCCGCCACGGCCAACGGCACCAAGCTGACCCGGGTCGCGTGCGCCACGACCGCGGCCCAGCGCTGGACCTTCACTCCGTGA
- a CDS encoding YunG family protein, with amino-acid sequence MTPLLLTDIDRAVRGGWSAMTCTPEYRDRWTRENPARDQCGVTALVLNDLLGGELIRGEVLVDGERVDYHWWNRLGLGMEIDLTREQFAPEEKVTEGIVVPRPPDSELRRLRTEYELLREAVMAELARPEVTA; translated from the coding sequence ATGACACCTTTGCTTCTGACCGACATCGACCGTGCCGTCCGCGGCGGTTGGAGCGCGATGACGTGCACGCCCGAGTACCGCGACCGATGGACCAGGGAGAACCCGGCCCGCGACCAGTGCGGTGTGACAGCCCTCGTCCTCAACGACCTGCTGGGCGGCGAGCTGATCCGGGGCGAGGTCCTCGTCGACGGCGAGCGCGTGGACTACCACTGGTGGAACCGGCTCGGCCTCGGCATGGAGATCGACCTCACCCGCGAGCAGTTCGCCCCGGAGGAGAAGGTCACCGAGGGGATCGTCGTCCCGCGCCCGCCGGACAGCGAACTGCGCCGCCTGCGCACGGAGTACGAGCTCCTGCGCGAGGCGGTCATGGCCGAGCTCGCCCGCCCCGAGGTCACCGCCTAG
- a CDS encoding DUF6158 family protein — protein MVERETREAGPSAGGLEEGRLMKELEAIHRTRHETLLHGSQDALVTHTRRMEELEREYVRRHPERAQTTGRTRSGARARTGTEEQG, from the coding sequence ATGGTGGAGCGCGAAACCCGTGAGGCCGGGCCGTCGGCGGGCGGGCTGGAAGAGGGCCGCCTGATGAAGGAACTCGAAGCCATCCACCGCACGCGCCACGAGACCCTGCTGCACGGATCGCAGGACGCGCTGGTCACGCACACCCGGCGGATGGAAGAGCTGGAGCGCGAGTACGTCCGCCGCCACCCGGAACGCGCCCAGACCACCGGCCGCACCCGCTCCGGCGCGCGCGCCCGTACGGGAACGGAAGAACAGGGCTGA
- a CDS encoding glycosyl hydrolase family 8, which yields MSRAHHQRSAHRDRRHPHWYRPLAGFATVAALAGLTGLGVPAATAAGTALPTSATAAAPAAAAAVLVSTGKPTTASSVEGSGFEAGKAVDANAATRWASAEGVDPQWIRIDLGSAHTISRVKLSWEAAYGKTYKIQTSNDGTSWTDVYSTSTGNGATDDLTLTGTGRYVRVHATARGTAYGYSLWEFEVYGSPVSGGSDTTAPSAPGSLRSTATTANSVSLAWNAATDNVGVTGYDVYRGATFVATATGTSYTDTGLTASTSYGYTVKARDAAGNTSAASNALGVTTQPSGGSGAAVPFGSHTRPYTAGTLKPTGAQGTLDQKTIDYYTTWKSAFVRQNCGNGWYQVISPDADHPYVAEAQGYGMVIAATMAGADPDAKKIFDGLTKWTIDHPSSVNSDLLAAEQDTACRSVNGGDGATDGDMDVAYGLLLADKQWGSAGTYNYKALAIKHINAIKKDELNPSTNLLKLGDWSSSGDQYYYITRTSDWMVDHFRAFRTATGDAAWDTVRTAHQNQITNLQASYAPNTGLLPDFVVNTNTTPKPAPGQVLEDPNDGAYWWNACRTPWRIADDAVTSGDAKSLAAARKVNSWIKAKTGGDPNKIAIGYKLDGTQISSGSEAAYFAPFALAAMTDPGSQAWLDALWNKMLAAPIDTSSYFSASIQLQVMITASGNHWVP from the coding sequence ATGTCACGAGCACATCACCAACGCTCCGCGCACAGAGACCGTCGCCACCCCCACTGGTACCGCCCGCTGGCGGGCTTCGCCACCGTCGCCGCCCTGGCGGGCCTCACCGGGCTCGGCGTCCCGGCCGCCACGGCCGCCGGAACCGCACTGCCCACCTCCGCCACCGCCGCCGCGCCCGCAGCGGCCGCCGCGGTGCTGGTCTCGACCGGAAAGCCCACGACCGCTTCCTCGGTCGAGGGGAGCGGCTTCGAGGCGGGCAAGGCCGTGGACGCCAACGCCGCGACGCGCTGGGCGAGCGCGGAGGGCGTGGACCCGCAGTGGATCCGCATCGACCTCGGATCGGCGCACACCATCAGCCGGGTGAAGCTCAGCTGGGAGGCCGCGTACGGGAAGACGTACAAGATCCAGACCTCGAACGACGGGACGAGCTGGACCGACGTCTACTCCACCAGCACCGGGAACGGCGCGACGGACGACCTGACACTCACCGGGACCGGGCGCTACGTCCGCGTGCACGCCACCGCGCGGGGTACCGCGTACGGCTACTCCCTCTGGGAGTTCGAGGTCTACGGCTCCCCGGTCTCCGGCGGCTCCGACACCACCGCGCCGAGCGCTCCGGGCAGCCTGCGCTCGACGGCCACCACCGCGAACAGCGTCTCGCTCGCCTGGAACGCCGCCACCGACAACGTGGGCGTCACCGGCTACGACGTGTACCGCGGCGCCACGTTCGTCGCGACGGCCACCGGGACCTCGTACACGGACACCGGCCTCACGGCCTCCACCAGCTACGGCTACACCGTCAAGGCGCGGGACGCGGCGGGCAACACCTCCGCGGCGAGCAACGCGCTCGGCGTCACCACCCAGCCGTCCGGCGGCTCCGGAGCGGCGGTTCCGTTCGGCAGCCACACCCGCCCCTACACCGCCGGGACGCTGAAGCCGACCGGCGCCCAGGGCACGCTCGACCAGAAGACCATCGACTACTACACCACCTGGAAGTCCGCGTTCGTCCGGCAGAACTGCGGCAACGGCTGGTACCAGGTCATATCGCCCGACGCCGACCACCCCTACGTGGCCGAGGCCCAGGGGTACGGCATGGTGATCGCCGCGACGATGGCCGGCGCCGACCCGGACGCGAAGAAGATCTTCGACGGTCTGACCAAGTGGACGATCGACCACCCCTCTTCGGTCAACTCCGATCTGCTCGCCGCGGAACAGGACACCGCCTGCCGGAGCGTCAACGGCGGTGACGGGGCGACCGACGGCGACATGGACGTCGCGTACGGGCTGCTGCTCGCCGACAAGCAGTGGGGCAGCGCGGGCACGTACAACTACAAGGCGCTCGCGATCAAGCACATCAACGCGATCAAGAAGGACGAGCTCAACCCGTCCACCAACCTGCTCAAGCTGGGCGACTGGAGCAGTTCCGGCGACCAGTACTACTACATCACCCGCACCTCGGACTGGATGGTCGACCACTTCCGGGCCTTCCGGACGGCGACCGGCGACGCGGCCTGGGACACCGTCCGCACCGCGCACCAGAACCAGATCACCAACTTGCAGGCCTCCTACGCGCCGAACACCGGGCTCCTGCCCGACTTCGTCGTCAACACCAACACCACCCCCAAGCCCGCCCCCGGCCAGGTCCTCGAGGACCCGAACGACGGCGCCTACTGGTGGAACGCCTGCCGGACCCCGTGGCGCATCGCGGACGACGCGGTGACCAGCGGGGACGCCAAGTCCCTCGCGGCGGCACGGAAGGTCAACAGCTGGATCAAGGCCAAGACGGGCGGCGATCCCAACAAGATCGCCATCGGCTACAAGCTCGACGGCACGCAGATCTCCTCCGGGAGCGAGGCGGCGTACTTCGCCCCGTTCGCGCTGGCGGCGATGACCGACCCGGGCAGCCAGGCCTGGCTGGACGCGCTGTGGAACAAGATGCTGGCCGCCCCGATCGACACCAGCAGCTACTTCTCGGCGAGCATTCAGCTCCAGGTCATGATCACGGCCTCCGGCAACCACTGGGTGCCGTAG